The stretch of DNA GTTAAAGTATTACTGATTATAAATACTTAATCTTCAGAATCCTTTATTTCTTGTTGTTTTTTAAAAAAGAGTCTTCTATTTTTTCTAAAATATTTTTCGACATTAGGATTTAACTTTTCAGATTTTTCTTCACCTAATAAAAATCCCCATGGTTTTAACTCTGGTATATGATCAAAAATGATTTTACACATTGCTAAAATCGGTATCGATAAAAACATTCCCATAATACCCCATGTAAGTTCGCCAATAACTAATCCGATAATTATGATTAAAGAATTGACTTTTACTTTAGATCCTACAATTTTAGGCATGACGATATTACCATCAATGGCATGTACGATGATAAAAGCAAGCAACAAAAGTAATACTTGACTTGGTGTGGCAGTAGCCAAAGTTAATATCACCGAAATAATCAAAGAAAGGATGATCCCTACATAAGGAATAATATTAAATATACCAGTCATTAAAGCTAATACAAAACTATATTTGATTCCGATAATAGAAAATGCAATAAAACTTAATGCGAAGACAATAAGCATTTGTAAAAATAATCCAATCAAATATTGTTTAACCATATTTTGTGTCGTATAAATCACAGACAAAACATGTTTATGTTTTCGTTCATGAAAAATATAAAAAACAAAACGGATTAAATGTCTCCGATATATCAGGATAAATACGACATACAGAAAAGTAAATAATATCAGGATGGAATAGCGGGTTAAACCGCCAAGTATACGTTCGATAAAAAGAGTTCCAAAATCAAATGTTTTACTTAAATTTTCATTTAAGAAATTCATTTGCATACGCGAACTAATCCCAAAATTTTGATGTATCCATCGTTGAACAGTCTCAAATAATTCGATGACTTGTGCTTGGAAGCCAGGCCATTCATCAGAGATGTCCAATAATTGGTTAATCAATAAATAGAATACACCGACAATCATTGCACAAAATAAAGTGGTTGTCACAATACTGGATACTACACGAGGCAGAAATAAAAATCGTTCCAATAAATTACAAAATGGAACCAATAATATGGAAATTAAAAATCCTAAAATTAAAGGAATAAGGATTGTTTGCCCAATAATGGCAAACCATCCCAATAGCAATATTGAAATTAGCGTACAAGCTAACTTCACATAAAAGGGGAGTTGTATGTATTTCTGTATCATGCAGTATAACATTTAAAAAAGCACTTACAGAAGTAAGTGCTTTTTAAAGTTAATTGAAAATATCTTATTTTACAATGGTCATTTCGTCGATTAAACGTTGTGCACCAGCATATTTCTCAACTACCCATAAAATGTAGCGAGCATCTACCATAATGTTACGACAAATTTCTGGATCGTAGTTTAAGTCAGACATTGTTCCTTCCCAAACACGGTCAAAGTTTAATCCAATTAATTCTCCTTTTGCATTTAATGCTGGCGAACCAGAGTTTCCACCAGTAGTATGATTTGTTGCAATAAAGTTGATTGGTAATTTACCTGTTTCATCTTTATAATTTCCATAATCTTTAGATTCGTATAAATGAAGCATATGTTTTGGTAAATCAAATTCATAATCTCCTGGGATATACTTCTCAATTACACCATCAATATAAGTAATTGGTTCGTAACGCACAGCATCGCGTGGGTTATATCCATCCACCTTACCATAAGTTACACGTAATGTTGAATTTGCATCTGGGAAAATTTTCTTATCTGAAAAGACTTCCATTTGCCCTTTCATATAAGTACGCATCAATTTATTGATTTGTGCATTATTTGCTAAGTAATTTGGAGCAACTTTCGTGTTGTTTGCTTCTAATACTTTACGCAATTCTTTAATTAATGCATCTTCTTTAATAGCTGCAATAAATGCTTTGTCATCTTTTGCAATTTCTTGAATTTTACCTACAAATGAAGCATTGTTAACTTTTTTCGTACCATTTACTACAGAGTTTTTCAAGGCATCTTTAATAGCAGTAGCAGTCGTTTCTGGTAATAAATTTGCTGGAATCGCTTGGAAATAGTTATCAGCTAAGTCCGAAGAAATAGCAGCATCTAATTCAGCATTATAATCTTTGTGCATTCCTGCTAATTGATTCACCACACGACGTTTAGTTTCTTCGTATTGAGGTTGTCCAACAGCATTTAAAACATTGTTTAATGCCAATGCCATACGGAATGTTTCTGAATTTGATCCAAATGTTTCAGCATACACATTATACGCTAAATTATATTGCTCATTGGCTTTTACCACTTGGTTCAAGTCATTGATAATCGTTCCGTATTTTTCGTTTAATTTTTTATTTTTTTGAATTCTTTGATTGAATTCTGCTTCATATTGTTTACGTTTTTCAACGGCATTTGAACGGTTTAAACCTAAGTTTTCACCAATCCATTTCTTATGTGCATTAGAAATACGCGCTTGTTTTGAAGCGTAGGCAATACGAGTGGCATTATCTTCACGCATTTTAGCATCGATATGCGATAAAGCAATCGTACGTACTTTTATACGTGCTGGGTTAAGTACTTCTTTAATATGTTCAATTGATGAGGCAGGTAAATACTCATCTGTAGTTCCAGGAAAGCCATAAACGAAAGTAAAATCATCTTGTTTAATACCACCAATATTTACGGGTAAATAGTGTTTAGGTTTATAAGGTACGTTAGATGGCGAATATTCTGCTGGATTGTTGTTTTGATCAGCATAAATACGGAACATAGCAAAATCACCAGTATGACGTGGCCAAACCCAGTTATCGGTATCATTTCCATATTTACCAATAGCAGAAGGTGGTGCACCAACTAAACGAACATCTTTAAATGTCTGTGTTGTAAATTGATAGTATTCGTTTCCTTTATAAAAAGGTTTAATAAATGTCTCTTCGTATGCTGAAGTTTTAGTGTTTTTCGATAATTTTTCGATGTTTGCCTTAATGATTGTATTGCGCTCATCTTCTGACATCGAATCTTTAACACCTTTTAAAATGTCTTTCGTAACATTCTTTATATCAATAATAAATGTTGCTGTTAAATCTTTATTCGGCAATTCATCTTTTAACTCTTTTGCCCAAAATCCATCTGTTAAATAATCATTTTCTAATGAAGAGTGTGATTGGATTTGACCATAACCACAGTGATGATTCGTTAATAATAAACCTTGTGGAGAAATAACTTCCGATGTGCATCCACCACCAAAGTGGGCTACGGCATTATTAATACTTTTATCACCTGTACTAAAGATATCCTTAGATGAAATTTTTAATCCCATCTCTTTCATTTCTTTTTCATTCAACTCTGTAGGAATCCACATACCTCCACCTTGTTGAGCAAATCCAATATAACTTGCCAATAAAGCGAATAATAATGATCCTCTAACCATCATTTTTTTCATGATTATAACTTTTATTGTAAATAAACTTTTCAAATATAAAAGATTCATGGTGTATAATCAACATTTCAAAATACATATTTTTAGTATAGAGGGAAGACTTTTATACGTTTCTCTACTTTTTGTCGTTATTAGAATAATTATAACAACATTTATGAAAAACTTTTTACTTTTTTTAAGTTCAATTTTTTTAGTGACATCATGTACTATTAATGAAAATGTAACAGTATCAGAACAAGGAGAAATTGAATATGTTCAACGGATCGAAATTCCTCAAGTAGCAGCAATGATGGGGGCGTTGAGCGATGAAGATAAAATTCAATTCAATCAAATCTCAAATTCAGAACACAATTACCTTGACTTTATTATGAGCTTACAGTCGTTTGGAGAAACGAAAACAACTTCAGAAATGGAGAAGTATATGTTATACAAAGAAGAATTACATGCAATCGATTTCATCAAATTTAGATTAGACTTACGTGATAATTTTGCATTTGAAATTATCAATCGTTCGAAATCGGCAGATGATTTCAATCAAAAAAATACCATAATTGAAGAAGTCTTTGATCAAATTAAACTTAAAGAAAATGCGCGTGTAGAGGCTGAATTAGCTGCAGAAACTCCTAAACAACGTAAAAAACGTCTAAAGAAAGGAGAAGAAATTGAATCAATATTTGGTGATAACCCATTGTCGGGATTATCAAGTATGTCATATGCTTATGATGGAAAAACCTTTAAGAAAAATATAGATGCTGTAAAATACCTTAAGGGAGCTTCAATGGATGAAACTTTTAAAACCGAAGAAGAAAAAGCTATGATGAATTCAATGTTAAAACAAATGAAATTCAAAACAAAATATACTTTTCCTCGTAAAATAAAATCAGTAAATGTCCAAGATGCCATGTTAACTGCTGATGGTAAGTCATTTGTTGTAGAATATACATTAGAACAAATTCTCAATCGTCCTGAGATTACTGATTTTGAAGTGATTTTAGAAGATTAGGAAGTGTTCATTTAAAACAATTATTTTGAAAAAGATTTTATTCGCAAGTATTGTCCTTTTAGGATTGCAATCTTGTATGATTTCGGAAGAATATCAAGTGACAGATCATGATTCTTATTCACGTCAAATCACGTATGATTTACATGATATGAAACCGATTCTTCCGCAGGATTTGACACGAGATTTCACTTCAGAGTTAGAAGAGTTAAGTCATCATTTGAAAAAAGGCGTAAAAATTTCCGAATTAGAAGGCCATTTGCAAAAACAAACATTTAATCCAGAATTTATATCTTACTTTAAAGAGAATCAATCGTTGGTCAATAAATATAAAGATATCGTGATTACGTTTGATGTTGATCAACTAATATATCATATTGATTATGGTGCACATTCCGATATTAAAAATAAAGAACTTCTTGATTTCCTAAATGGTATTATTTATTTGACAGAGTTACCATTAGGAAACGAGAATATGGTAAAAGAAGTAGTCACTGATTCCAAACAGATCACCTTACATTTTGATGGAAAAGCCATTGAGAAATTTTCGAATCAATTGTATCAAAGTTTTAATGAAATGACAACGCCTCAAGGTTTTCAATCTTTAATCAATTACCAATTAACCATTAAAACGCCCAAGAAAATTAAAACGTCTTCCATTAATGGAAATTATTTTAGTTTAGATGGACAATCTGTAACGTATAATTTCAAATTATCAGAAATCATTTCAGGAAAAGTTTCAGAAGTAAAATTAGCGTA from Faecalibacter sp. LW9 encodes:
- a CDS encoding AI-2E family transporter — encoded protein: MIQKYIQLPFYVKLACTLISILLLGWFAIIGQTILIPLILGFLISILLVPFCNLLERFLFLPRVVSSIVTTTLFCAMIVGVFYLLINQLLDISDEWPGFQAQVIELFETVQRWIHQNFGISSRMQMNFLNENLSKTFDFGTLFIERILGGLTRYSILILFTFLYVVFILIYRRHLIRFVFYIFHERKHKHVLSVIYTTQNMVKQYLIGLFLQMLIVFALSFIAFSIIGIKYSFVLALMTGIFNIIPYVGIILSLIISVILTLATATPSQVLLLLLAFIIVHAIDGNIVMPKIVGSKVKVNSLIIIIGLVIGELTWGIMGMFLSIPILAMCKIIFDHIPELKPWGFLLGEEKSEKLNPNVEKYFRKNRRLFFKKQQEIKDSED
- a CDS encoding S46 family peptidase; the protein is MKKMMVRGSLLFALLASYIGFAQQGGGMWIPTELNEKEMKEMGLKISSKDIFSTGDKSINNAVAHFGGGCTSEVISPQGLLLTNHHCGYGQIQSHSSLENDYLTDGFWAKELKDELPNKDLTATFIIDIKNVTKDILKGVKDSMSEDERNTIIKANIEKLSKNTKTSAYEETFIKPFYKGNEYYQFTTQTFKDVRLVGAPPSAIGKYGNDTDNWVWPRHTGDFAMFRIYADQNNNPAEYSPSNVPYKPKHYLPVNIGGIKQDDFTFVYGFPGTTDEYLPASSIEHIKEVLNPARIKVRTIALSHIDAKMREDNATRIAYASKQARISNAHKKWIGENLGLNRSNAVEKRKQYEAEFNQRIQKNKKLNEKYGTIINDLNQVVKANEQYNLAYNVYAETFGSNSETFRMALALNNVLNAVGQPQYEETKRRVVNQLAGMHKDYNAELDAAISSDLADNYFQAIPANLLPETTATAIKDALKNSVVNGTKKVNNASFVGKIQEIAKDDKAFIAAIKEDALIKELRKVLEANNTKVAPNYLANNAQINKLMRTYMKGQMEVFSDKKIFPDANSTLRVTYGKVDGYNPRDAVRYEPITYIDGVIEKYIPGDYEFDLPKHMLHLYESKDYGNYKDETGKLPINFIATNHTTGGNSGSPALNAKGELIGLNFDRVWEGTMSDLNYDPEICRNIMVDARYILWVVEKYAGAQRLIDEMTIVK